One genomic region from Deinococcus apachensis DSM 19763 encodes:
- a CDS encoding sensor histidine kinase has protein sequence MTRSPASPSRYVSAAFDALSANVAILNARGEILAVNAAWRAFARENGGGDDVGSNYLEVCEGSWGEDREDALSIAAGIRSVLAGEQALFELEYPCHSPTEQRYFAARVTCFVQDGERYAVVAHENITRRKRAELEVRELNRTLEVRVEERTREVEASNLALELKNAELEDRNRDLAQFAYVASHDLQEPLRILGAYADLLRHRYQGRQLDERADTYLMHINEQVFRARQLVRDVLTLSNVTARPPLARLDLRQVWDEVCLSLPWPEDARPECGEVPPVCANAAQVRQLLTNLLGNAIKFRADEPLEVSLRARAQGGWVQFALSDNGIGIAPKHAEKVFVMFQRLHSRTLTGGNGIGLAVCKKIVERHGGRIWIEPHAGRGTTVRFTLPAAEVGAAQDEGCGNGQGSSAGEEAVSSGHGGAQA, from the coding sequence ATGACCCGTTCCCCGGCGTCGCCGAGCCGATATGTCAGCGCGGCCTTCGACGCGCTTTCGGCCAACGTCGCCATCCTGAACGCCCGGGGCGAGATCCTCGCGGTCAATGCGGCCTGGCGGGCCTTTGCGCGCGAGAATGGCGGCGGGGACGATGTGGGCAGCAACTACCTGGAGGTGTGCGAGGGCTCCTGGGGCGAGGACCGTGAGGACGCCCTCAGCATCGCCGCGGGCATCCGGTCAGTCCTGGCGGGCGAGCAGGCGCTGTTCGAGCTGGAATACCCCTGCCACTCCCCGACCGAGCAGCGCTACTTCGCGGCGCGCGTCACCTGCTTTGTGCAGGACGGCGAGCGGTATGCGGTCGTCGCGCACGAGAACATCACCCGGCGCAAGCGGGCCGAGCTGGAGGTGCGCGAGCTGAACCGGACGCTGGAGGTGCGGGTGGAGGAGCGCACCCGCGAGGTCGAGGCCAGCAACCTGGCCCTGGAACTCAAGAACGCCGAGCTGGAGGACCGCAACCGGGACCTCGCGCAGTTCGCGTACGTCGCCTCGCACGACCTGCAAGAACCCCTTCGCATCCTGGGCGCCTACGCCGACCTCCTGCGCCACCGCTACCAGGGTAGGCAGCTCGACGAGCGCGCGGACACCTACCTGATGCACATCAACGAGCAGGTGTTTCGCGCCCGGCAACTCGTGCGGGACGTGCTCACGCTCTCCAACGTGACGGCCCGCCCGCCCCTGGCCCGCCTCGACCTGCGCCAGGTGTGGGACGAGGTGTGCCTGTCGCTGCCCTGGCCGGAGGACGCGCGCCCGGAGTGCGGCGAGGTGCCCCCGGTGTGCGCGAACGCCGCGCAGGTCCGGCAGCTCCTGACCAACCTGCTGGGCAACGCGATCAAGTTCCGCGCGGACGAGCCGCTGGAGGTGTCGCTGCGGGCGCGGGCACAAGGCGGCTGGGTGCAGTTCGCCCTGTCCGACAACGGCATCGGGATCGCGCCGAAGCACGCGGAAAAGGTCTTCGTGATGTTCCAGCGCCTGCACAGCCGCACCCTCACGGGGGGCAACGGCATCGGTCTGGCGGTGTGCAAGAAGATCGTGGAGCGCCACGGCGGGCGCATCTGGATCGAGCCGCACGCGGGCCGGGGAACGACCGTGCGCTTCACCCTGCCCGCCGCGGAGGTGGGGGCGGCCCAGGACGAAGGTTGTGGGAACGGCCAGGGGAGCAGCGCCGGAGAAGAGGCGGTCTCTTCCGGTCATGGTGGTGCCCAGGCCTGA
- a CDS encoding response regulator, whose translation MPSKPFTVLLVEDELADAALFQDMLAEVGSDITVHHVENGQEALDFLTRAGGYGDTPRPDLVVLDLNMPVLGGHEFLAQVKGLAPVRSIPVLVLSTSDHPEDVHRSYDGQASGYVVKPGTYGEYTRVLEVVQAYWRGVMRLPTLGEVALGRG comes from the coding sequence ATGCCCTCCAAGCCCTTCACCGTCCTGCTGGTGGAAGACGAACTGGCGGACGCCGCCCTGTTTCAGGACATGCTCGCCGAGGTCGGCAGCGACATCACGGTGCATCACGTGGAAAACGGCCAGGAGGCGCTCGATTTTCTGACGCGCGCGGGGGGGTACGGGGACACGCCCCGCCCGGACCTGGTGGTGCTGGACCTGAACATGCCGGTGCTGGGCGGCCACGAGTTCCTGGCGCAGGTCAAGGGGCTCGCCCCAGTCCGCAGCATCCCGGTGCTGGTGCTCTCCACGTCGGACCACCCCGAGGACGTCCACCGGTCCTACGACGGGCAGGCGAGCGGCTACGTGGTCAAGCCGGGCACGTACGGGGAATACACGCGGGTGCTGGAGGTCGTGCAGGCGTACTGGCGCGGGGTGATGCGCCTGCCGACCCTGGGCGAAGTGGCCCTCGGCCGGGGCTGA
- a CDS encoding tyrosine-protein kinase domain-containing protein: protein MQTPPSRAPNADQIDLRQVFGTLRRYAPWLLLTPALAAGGAYLLSRQQPPVYEASASVIAVDNDAQNSLINNTLVTAPPLPQGAVEQVMHSRSVLNSVVGRLQKTDLDPALVRGIARDLTNELADNSFTRFKVRARLDPQQRGVYELRARAETPQAAQGLAQAGVEALITWDNNRAKQGVIRSRQSLQEQLTDLTARVAAVSPSSLERQSLVAARGQVLQNLSQMAVLETAASGTLVLVAEPVAPRSPVSPRPLRNAALAGLLALFLSAAGALLSDSLRRRVNGPEDLLPLGLPLLGQLPLLRRKNMGQGFVSASHSGPLYESVGFLRINVQSLLQEGRHRRLVVSSAYPGEGKSSVTAALAESLGASGLRVLVIDADLRRPTQLKVWSPERLATHPLPGTDPSLPPATTVSDMFLRPEAAHVTRVSPHVDLLPAGTPARGGLPGILNQAAFRSHLDRWAQGYDYVLIDTPPMLSLPDTLAVAPSTDGVLLVVEGAKTRLADVERTMENARVANVRVLGIVLNKLARVGSAYYSYGYGSEQAGSSPSPNLRATRT, encoded by the coding sequence ATGCAGACCCCGCCCTCCCGCGCCCCGAACGCGGATCAGATTGACCTCCGGCAGGTGTTCGGAACACTGCGCCGCTACGCGCCCTGGCTGCTCCTGACCCCGGCGCTGGCAGCGGGCGGGGCGTACCTGCTCTCGCGCCAGCAGCCCCCCGTGTACGAGGCCAGCGCGAGCGTGATCGCGGTCGACAACGACGCGCAGAACTCGCTCATCAACAACACGCTCGTCACCGCGCCGCCGCTGCCCCAGGGGGCGGTCGAGCAGGTCATGCACAGCCGCAGCGTCCTGAACAGCGTGGTGGGCCGCCTGCAGAAGACGGACCTCGACCCGGCCCTGGTGCGCGGCATCGCCCGCGACCTCACGAACGAACTCGCCGACAATTCCTTTACCCGCTTCAAGGTGCGCGCCCGCCTCGACCCCCAGCAGCGCGGCGTGTACGAGCTGCGCGCCCGCGCCGAGACGCCGCAGGCGGCCCAGGGGCTCGCCCAAGCCGGGGTCGAGGCGCTGATCACCTGGGACAACAACCGCGCCAAGCAGGGGGTGATCCGCTCGCGCCAGAGCCTGCAAGAGCAGCTCACGGACCTCACCGCGCGCGTCGCGGCCGTCTCGCCGAGCAGCCTGGAGCGCCAGAGCCTGGTCGCCGCCCGGGGCCAGGTGCTGCAAAACCTCTCCCAGATGGCGGTGCTGGAGACGGCGGCGAGCGGCACGCTGGTGCTCGTCGCCGAGCCGGTCGCGCCGCGCAGCCCGGTCTCCCCCCGCCCGTTGCGGAACGCCGCGCTGGCGGGCCTGCTCGCCCTCTTCCTGAGCGCGGCGGGCGCGCTGCTGAGTGACAGCCTGCGCCGCCGGGTCAATGGCCCGGAGGACCTGCTGCCGCTGGGCCTGCCGCTGCTGGGCCAGCTCCCGCTGCTGCGCCGCAAGAACATGGGGCAGGGCTTCGTGTCCGCCAGCCACAGCGGACCGCTGTACGAGAGCGTGGGCTTTCTGCGGATCAACGTGCAGTCGCTCCTCCAGGAGGGCCGCCACCGCCGCCTGGTGGTCTCCAGCGCCTACCCCGGCGAGGGCAAGAGTTCGGTCACGGCGGCCCTGGCCGAGAGCCTGGGGGCGAGCGGGTTGAGGGTGCTGGTGATCGACGCCGACCTGCGCCGCCCCACCCAGCTCAAGGTCTGGTCGCCCGAGCGGCTGGCGACCCACCCTCTCCCCGGCACCGACCCGTCCCTGCCCCCCGCCACGACCGTCTCGGACATGTTCCTGCGCCCTGAAGCGGCCCACGTGACCCGCGTCTCGCCCCACGTGGACTTGTTGCCCGCGGGCACTCCCGCCCGCGGCGGCCTGCCGGGCATCCTGAATCAGGCGGCCTTCCGCAGCCACCTCGACCGCTGGGCCCAGGGTTACGACTACGTGCTGATCGACACGCCGCCCATGCTCTCGCTGCCCGACACCCTGGCGGTCGCCCCCTCCACCGACGGCGTCCTGCTCGTCGTGGAGGGCGCCAAGACCCGCCTCGCCGACGTCGAGCGCACCATGGAGAACGCCCGGGTCGCCAATGTCCGGGTGCTGGGGATTGTGCTGAACAAGCTCGCCCGGGTGGGCAGCGCGTACTACAGCTACGGGTACGGCAGCGAGCAGGCGGGTTCCTCGCCCAGTCCCAACCTCCGGGCCACCCGCACCTGA
- a CDS encoding SDR family oxidoreductase, producing the protein MVKLKPLNEQVMVITGASSGIGLTTARLAAKQGTRLVLAARSEEALRQLTQEIVDGGGEAVFAVTDVSREEDVRRLADLALSTFGTFDTWVNNAGVGMYGTLEELEVEDMRRLFEVNFWGVVYGSRVAASYLRGPGGALINMGSVASEQAIPLQALYSASKHAVKAFTDGLRMELEHEGAPVSVTLIKPGPIDTPFPLNARNYLNAEPQHVPPVYAPETVARAVLRAATTPTRELFVGGGGRGMAAFGEFAPGMTERGMAATVISRTHSDKPPLPRERNALDHPSERLAERGDYPGQVRETSGYTAAASRSGQLGAGLLAAGLAAALWRLSRRS; encoded by the coding sequence ATGGTGAAACTCAAACCCCTGAACGAGCAGGTCATGGTGATCACTGGCGCGTCGAGCGGGATCGGGCTCACGACCGCGCGCCTGGCGGCCAAGCAGGGCACGCGGCTGGTGCTCGCCGCCCGCAGCGAGGAGGCCCTGCGCCAGCTCACCCAGGAGATCGTGGACGGGGGCGGGGAGGCGGTCTTCGCCGTCACCGACGTGAGCCGCGAGGAGGACGTGCGGCGGCTGGCCGACCTGGCGCTGTCGACCTTCGGCACCTTCGACACCTGGGTGAACAACGCGGGCGTCGGCATGTACGGGACCCTGGAGGAGCTGGAGGTGGAGGATATGCGCCGCCTCTTCGAGGTCAATTTCTGGGGCGTGGTGTACGGCTCGCGGGTGGCGGCGTCGTACCTCAGGGGTCCGGGCGGGGCGCTGATCAACATGGGCAGCGTGGCCTCCGAGCAGGCGATCCCGCTCCAGGCCCTGTATTCCGCCTCTAAACACGCCGTCAAGGCCTTTACCGACGGCCTGCGGATGGAGCTGGAACACGAGGGGGCACCGGTCTCGGTCACGCTGATCAAGCCGGGACCCATCGACACGCCCTTCCCGCTGAATGCCCGCAACTACCTGAACGCCGAGCCGCAGCATGTGCCGCCCGTGTACGCGCCGGAGACGGTCGCGCGGGCCGTCCTGCGGGCCGCCACCACCCCGACGCGCGAACTCTTTGTGGGCGGGGGGGGCCGCGGCATGGCCGCCTTCGGCGAGTTCGCTCCGGGCATGACCGAGCGGGGGATGGCCGCCACCGTCATCTCCCGGACCCACAGCGACAAGCCGCCGCTGCCCCGCGAACGCAACGCCCTCGATCACCCCTCCGAGCGCCTGGCCGAGCGCGGGGATTACCCCGGCCAGGTGCGGGAGACGAGTGGGTACACCGCCGCGGCGTCGCGTTCCGGGCAGCTGGGGGCGGGCCTGCTCGCCGCAGGGCTGGCCGCCGCCCTGTGGCGCCTCTCGCGCCGGTCCTGA
- a CDS encoding manganese catalase family protein, with protein MFYYDGKLQYPVRVETPDPRFARALQQAIGGVEGEMRVCLQYLFQAFGARGPKKYRDMLLATGTEEIAHIEMLATAVAMNLEGAPGGMQEAAARANPLVEAVMGGGDPRQYLSAGMAALASDANGVPFNGSHVYASGNIAADMYSNVTAEATGRALACRLFELTDDPGMKDMLRFLIARDTMHQQQWLAVIEELGGHPGTLPIPNSFPVEEELREVSYDYVFTGIEGVQPPMGRFTQGPSLDGMGEFRMVVAQPMGQEPQLAPPLPEAYAESQQMMGAGSGMSSGMGTSSDD; from the coding sequence ATGTTCTATTACGACGGCAAGCTTCAGTACCCCGTGCGTGTCGAGACCCCCGATCCCCGCTTCGCGCGGGCGCTCCAGCAGGCCATCGGCGGGGTCGAGGGCGAGATGCGGGTGTGCCTCCAGTACCTCTTTCAGGCGTTCGGCGCGCGCGGACCCAAGAAGTACCGCGACATGCTCCTGGCGACCGGCACCGAGGAGATCGCCCACATCGAGATGCTGGCGACCGCCGTGGCGATGAACCTGGAGGGGGCGCCGGGCGGGATGCAGGAGGCCGCCGCGCGGGCCAACCCGCTGGTCGAGGCCGTGATGGGCGGGGGCGACCCCCGCCAGTACCTCTCGGCGGGCATGGCGGCGCTCGCCTCCGACGCGAACGGGGTGCCCTTTAACGGCTCGCATGTGTACGCGAGCGGCAACATCGCTGCCGACATGTACTCCAACGTGACCGCCGAGGCGACGGGCCGCGCGCTCGCCTGCCGCCTCTTCGAACTCACCGACGACCCGGGCATGAAGGACATGCTGCGGTTCCTGATCGCCCGCGACACCATGCACCAGCAGCAGTGGCTCGCCGTGATCGAGGAACTGGGCGGGCACCCGGGCACGCTGCCCATCCCCAACTCCTTCCCGGTCGAGGAGGAGCTGCGCGAGGTCAGCTACGACTACGTCTTCACCGGGATCGAGGGCGTGCAGCCCCCCATGGGCCGCTTCACCCAGGGTCCCTCGCTCGACGGCATGGGGGAATTCCGCATGGTCGTCGCCCAGCCCATGGGCCAGGAACCGCAGCTCGCCCCGCCCCTGCCCGAGGCCTACGCCGAAAGCCAGCAGATGATGGGGGCCGGAAGCGGTATGAGCAGCGGCATGGGCACGAGTTCGGACGACTGA
- the glpK gene encoding glycerol kinase GlpK, translating to MSQYILALDQGTTSSRAIVFGQEGGVLAAAQKEFTQHFPRPGWVEHDPLEIWSTQSGVAQEAITRAGLRAGDIAAIGITNQRETVVVWDRRTGEPVCPAIVWQDRRTAGMCEELRAQGHEETFRGKTGLLLDAYFSGTKVRWILDHVEGARERAERGDLAFGTVDSWLVYHLTGGELHLTDATNASRTLLYNIHTGDWDDELLGLLDVPRALLPEVRSSSEVYGTTAEGLFGARIPIAGIAGDQQAATFGQACLAPGMAKNTYGTGCFMLMNTGAGAVPSGHRLLTTVAWQLGGERTYALEGSVFVAGAVVQWLRDGLGIIRNSSEVETLATSVSSSGGVVLVPAFVGLGAPYWDPYARGTLVGMTRGTTAAHIARAALESIAYQSADLLAAMSQDSPAPLRELRVDGGASTNNLLMQFQADLLGLPVVRPRVTETTALGAASLAGLAVGYWQDTGEITRRWQVDRVFEPRMEAAERGDRLHRWRRAVERSRAWEEGETART from the coding sequence ATGTCCCAGTACATCCTCGCCCTGGATCAGGGCACCACGAGCAGCCGCGCCATCGTGTTTGGCCAGGAGGGCGGGGTCCTCGCGGCCGCGCAGAAGGAGTTCACGCAGCATTTCCCCCGCCCCGGCTGGGTGGAACACGACCCGCTGGAAATCTGGAGCACCCAGAGCGGCGTGGCGCAGGAGGCGATCACCCGCGCCGGGCTGCGGGCCGGTGACATCGCCGCCATCGGCATCACCAACCAGCGGGAGACGGTGGTCGTGTGGGACCGCCGCACGGGCGAGCCGGTGTGCCCCGCCATCGTGTGGCAGGACCGCCGCACCGCCGGGATGTGCGAGGAGTTGCGGGCGCAGGGGCATGAGGAGACCTTCCGGGGGAAGACCGGTCTCCTGCTCGACGCCTACTTCAGCGGCACGAAGGTGCGCTGGATTCTGGACCACGTGGAGGGGGCGCGGGAGCGGGCCGAGCGGGGCGACCTCGCCTTCGGGACGGTGGACTCGTGGCTGGTGTACCACCTCACGGGCGGGGAACTGCACCTCACCGACGCGACGAACGCGAGCCGCACCCTGCTCTACAACATCCACACCGGGGACTGGGACGACGAGCTGCTGGGCCTGCTGGACGTGCCGCGCGCCCTGCTGCCCGAGGTGAGGAGCAGCAGCGAGGTGTACGGGACGACCGCCGAGGGGCTGTTCGGGGCGCGCATCCCCATCGCGGGGATCGCCGGGGACCAGCAGGCGGCGACCTTCGGGCAGGCCTGCCTGGCGCCGGGGATGGCGAAGAACACCTACGGCACCGGCTGCTTCATGCTGATGAACACGGGGGCGGGGGCGGTGCCCAGCGGCCACCGGCTGCTCACCACCGTCGCCTGGCAACTGGGCGGCGAGCGGACCTACGCGCTGGAGGGCAGCGTCTTCGTGGCGGGCGCGGTCGTGCAGTGGCTGCGCGACGGGCTGGGCATCATCCGCAACTCCTCCGAGGTGGAGACGCTGGCGACGAGCGTGTCGTCCTCGGGAGGGGTGGTCCTGGTGCCCGCCTTCGTCGGCCTGGGGGCGCCGTACTGGGACCCGTACGCGCGGGGCACTCTGGTCGGGATGACGCGCGGCACGACGGCGGCGCATATCGCCCGCGCCGCGCTGGAGTCCATCGCCTACCAGTCGGCCGACCTGCTCGCGGCGATGAGCCAGGACAGCCCCGCGCCCCTGCGCGAACTGCGGGTGGACGGCGGCGCGAGCACCAACAACCTGCTGATGCAGTTCCAGGCCGACCTGCTGGGCCTGCCGGTCGTGCGGCCCCGGGTGACCGAGACGACTGCGCTGGGGGCCGCCTCGCTGGCCGGGCTGGCGGTGGGCTACTGGCAGGATACCGGGGAGATCACCCGCCGCTGGCAGGTGGACCGCGTCTTCGAGCCGCGGATGGAGGCGGCCGAGCGCGGGGACCGGCTGCACCGCTGGCGCCGGGCGGTGGAGCGCAGCCGGGCGTGGGAGGAGGGAGAGACGGCCCGGACCTGA
- a CDS encoding class I SAM-dependent methyltransferase — translation MSGLFAGTAPYYARYRPGYPDAVLGRLRAAFNLDGSGRLLDLGCGTGELARPLHADFRDVVGIDLSLEMVTEARRQSARAGITNVRWLCQPAEAISAELGSFRLVTLGNAFHWMRQDEVLGKAYDLLQGGGVAILGHPGGIWSGEDAWERAVREVLVRWLGPRRLTRTGPFTAEEGAERRSLSRSRFTGVTAGEHHWSRPVDVETIVGELFSTSFASRALLGERADAFETDVRRSLLALDPSGQFVQHLHTDYLFAYKR, via the coding sequence ATGAGTGGTCTCTTCGCGGGCACCGCCCCGTACTACGCCCGTTACCGCCCCGGCTACCCGGACGCCGTGCTCGGGCGCCTGCGGGCCGCCTTCAACCTGGACGGCAGCGGGCGGCTGCTCGACCTCGGCTGCGGCACGGGAGAGCTGGCCCGCCCCCTCCACGCGGACTTTCGGGACGTGGTCGGGATCGACCTCAGCCTGGAGATGGTGACCGAGGCGCGGAGGCAGAGCGCCCGGGCGGGGATCACCAACGTCCGGTGGCTTTGCCAACCCGCCGAGGCCATCTCCGCGGAGCTGGGCTCTTTTCGGCTGGTGACCCTGGGCAACGCGTTCCACTGGATGCGCCAGGACGAGGTGCTGGGCAAGGCATACGACCTGCTCCAGGGCGGCGGCGTGGCGATTCTCGGCCATCCGGGCGGGATCTGGAGCGGCGAGGACGCCTGGGAGCGTGCCGTGCGCGAGGTCCTTGTTCGGTGGCTGGGGCCGCGCCGCCTGACCCGAACGGGCCCGTTCACCGCCGAGGAGGGCGCAGAACGGCGGTCCCTCTCGCGCTCACGCTTTACGGGCGTGACGGCAGGAGAACACCACTGGTCGCGTCCGGTGGACGTGGAGACCATCGTGGGCGAACTCTTCTCGACCTCCTTTGCCAGCCGGGCCCTGCTGGGGGAGCGCGCGGACGCCTTCGAGACGGACGTGCGGCGCTCACTCCTCGCCCTCGATCCTTCCGGACAGTTCGTGCAGCACCTGCACACCGACTATCTTTTCGCCTATAAACGTTGA